The Lepidochelys kempii isolate rLepKem1 chromosome 2, rLepKem1.hap2, whole genome shotgun sequence genomic interval caggctaacctccttgttccaataagaacaataacttaggtgcaccatttcttattggaaccctccgtgaagtcctgcctgaaatactccttgatgtaaagacaccccctttgttgattttagctccctgaagccaaccctgtaagccgtgtcgtcagttgcccctccctccgtcagagcaacggcagacaatcgttccgcgccttttttctgtgcggacgccataccaaggcaagcatggaggccgctcagctcactttggcaattaggagcacattaaacaccacacgcagtatccagcagtatatgcagcaccagaacctggcaaagcgatactgggcaaggaggcgacgtcagcgcggtcacgtgagggatcaggacatggacacagatttctctgaaagcatgggccctgccaatgcatgcatcatggtgctaatggggcaggttcatgctgtggaacgccgattctgggctcgggaaacaagcacagactggtgggaccgcatagtgttgcaggtctgggacgattcccagtggctgcgaaactttcgcatgcgtaagggcactttcatggaactttgtgacttgctttcccctgccctgaggcgcatgaataccaagatgagagcagccctcacagttgagaagcgagtggcgatagccctgtggaagcttgcaacgccagacagctaccggtcagttgggaatcaatttggagtgggcaaatctactgtgggggctgctgtgatgcaagtagcccacgcaatcaaagatctgctgatatcaagggtagtgaccctgggaaatgtgcaggtcatagtggatggctttgctgcaatgggattccctaactgtggtggggccatagacggaacccatatccctatcttggcaccggagcaccaagccgccgagtacataaaccgtaaagggtacttttcgatagtgctgcaagctctggtggatcacaagggacgtttcaccaacatcaacgtgggatggccgggaaaggtgcatgatgctcgcatcttcaggaactctggtctgtttcaaaagctgcaggaagggactttattcccagaccagaaaataacagttggggatgttgaaatgcctatatgtatccttggggacccagcctaccccttaatgccatggctcatgaagccgtacacaggcagcctggacagtggtcaggagctgttcaactacaggctgagcaagtgcagaatggtggtagaatgtgcatttggacgtttaaaggcgcgctggcacagtttactgactcgcttagacctcagcgaaaccaatattcccactgttattactgcttgctgtgtgctccacaatatctgtgagagtaagggggagacgtttatggcggggtgggaggttgaggcaaatcgcctggctgctggttacgcgcagccagacaccagggcggttagaagagcacaggagggcgtggtacgcatcagagaagctttgaaaaccagtttcatgactggccaggctacagtgtgaaagttctgtttgtttctccttgatgaaaccccccgccccttggttcactctacttccctgtaagctaaccacccgcccctcctcccttcaatcaccgcttgcagaggcaataaagtcattgttgcttcacattcatgcattctttattcattcatcacacaaatagggggatgactaccaaggtagcccaggaggggtggtggaggagggaaggaaaatgccacacagcactttaagcacagcactttaaaagtttacaactttaaaatttattgaatgacagcctttttttgggggggcaatcctctgtggtggagtggctggttggccggaggcccccccaccgcgttcttgggcgtctgggtgtggaggctatggaacttggggaggagggcggttggttacagaggggctgcagtggcagtctgtgctccagctgcctttgctgcagctcaaccatacactggagcatactggtttggtcctgcagcagcctcagcattgaatcctgcctcctctcatcacgctgccgccacttactctcttcagcccgccacctctcctcccggtcattttgtgctttcctgcactctgacattatctgcctccacgcattcgtctgtgctctgtcagtgtgggaggacagcatgagctcggagaacatttcatcgcgagtgcgtttttttttctttctaagcttcactagcctctgggaaggagaagatcctgtgatcattgaaacacatgcagctggtggagaaaaaaaaagggacagcggtatttaaaaagacacattttataaaacagtggctacactctttcagggtaaaccttgctgttaacattacatacatagcacatgtgctttcgttacaaggtcgcattttgcctcctcccaccacgtgactaccccctcaaccttcccccctccctgtggctaacagcggggaacatttctgtttagccacaggcaaacagcccagcaggaatgggctcctctgagtgtcccctgaagaaaagcactctttttcaaccaggtgaccatgaattatatctcactctcctgaggataacacagagagataaagaacggatgttgtttgaatgccagcaaacatacactgcaatgctttgttctacaatgattcccgagtacgtgttactggcctggagtggtaaagtgtcctaccatgaaggacgcaataaggctgccctccccagaaaccttttgcaaaggctttaggactacatctaggagaactgcaaatgccagggcaaagtaatcctttcacatgcttgcttttaaaccatgtatagtattttaaaaggtacactcaccagaggtcccttctccgcctgctgggtccaggaggcagccttgggtgggttcggggggtactggctccaggtctagggtgagaaacagttcctggctgtcgggaaaaccggtttctctgcttgcttgctgtgagctatctacaaccttctcatcatcatcatcttcttcgtccccaaaacctgcttccgtattgcctccatctccattgaaggagtcaaacaacatggctggggtagtggtggctgaaccccctaaaatggcatgcagctcatcatagaagcggcatgtttggggctctgacccagagcggctgttcgcctctctggttttctggtaggcttgcctcagctccttcagtttcatgcggcactgcttcgggtccctgttatggcctctgtccttcatgccctgggagattttcacaaaggttttggcatttcgaaaactggaacggagt includes:
- the LOC140907941 gene encoding uncharacterized protein; its protein translation is MQSSSAQVTMMESQNRKRAPAWTEREVRDLIAFWGEESVLSELRSSFRNAKTFVKISQGMKDRGHNRDPKQCRMKLKELRQAYQKTREANSRSGSEPQTCRFYDELHAILGGSATTTPAMLFDSFNGDGGNTEAGFGDEEDDDDEKVVDSSQQASRETGFPDSQELFLTLDLEPVPPEPTQGCLLDPAGGEGTSAACVSMITGSSPSQRLVKLRKKKKRTRDEMFSELMLSSHTDRAQTNAWRQIMSECRKAQNDREERWRAEESKWRQRDERRQDSMLRLLQDQTKSNLFRDFGTQVQERAVIDIHAPAEQHQNIVPGLLTAHALSGDTVVSYFGLGKSTMFEFL